The following proteins come from a genomic window of Rutidosis leptorrhynchoides isolate AG116_Rl617_1_P2 chromosome 10, CSIRO_AGI_Rlap_v1, whole genome shotgun sequence:
- the LOC139872555 gene encoding uncharacterized protein isoform X3, giving the protein MADIAIDNNNLQEKPSSNPNSTSQENRPPAVLNPSPKTCGNNNDPITPINGADSLGKSSSPQEFILSVASKIASQPLQYSDPDVWGVLTAISTKARQRRQGINMLLTCDEHLIGRTVTDTRFQILSNQISQHHCKIYRKKVATEDAEGQSRLFYCGFLKDTSTNGTFLNWEKLNKTSPESKLHHGDIISFAAPPQHEVAYAFVFREVLTPISEADSPPLKRKADTFGSETKRQRGIGIGSSEGPISLDDFRRLQRSNTELREQLEVQVATVNQLRNEHHTSIELHEVEKKNLKESITNTYIDELKEMRTMFEAKQRELDEVNKTSSEQKHAMVDLKERLDASMQSCTEANEIMRSQNTSIAELKALLEEEREQRKDDREKAVANLTAAIQRVKAEAQEELKRLSDASLRREHEQQEIINKLQESEKERCLLVETLRSKLEDTRQKLVGSENKVRQLESELSKEQQKVEDLRHETTMLKKELESEKQAAREEAWAKVSALELEINAAMWDLEYEKRKLKAARERIMLRETQLRAFYSTTEEISSLFAKQQEQLKSMQKTLEDEENYENMSVDINSNIGNQNPIDLLRQSKEAIGSQCSGGNKAADSSTSTKGGGGDEAETSSDKASVTEKHDCDARNQGTCEETQEAEFTSFDPCGKGAFGSDIEGGNTAAIETERVLETETQGLDQHIDLNKLAAGDTMMIDNEEERIETDGENLHQSKDPIEEDTEAGDTIRTADLLASEVAGSWACSTAPSCHGENESPGSGGGGGGGILHDSASVAAESQTGIVRNSEHEALTKMIGIVGPEMQGQFGGEIESDCEKGIASNSDTEDCAEDDDDDDTGDSDGVTHGHHSSSNNDRKVVEVMDEDDDDDDGVSSQDSP; this is encoded by the exons ATGGCTGACATTGCGATTGATAACAACAATCTCCAAGAAAAaccttcatcaaaccctaactccaCCTCTCAAGAAAATAGACCACCAGCGGTTTTAAATCCTAGCCCTAAAACTTGCGGCAACAATAATGATCCTATAACTCCGATCAACGGCGCCGATTCGTTAGGTAAATCTTCGAGTCCTCAAGAATTCATTCTCTCAGTCGCTTCAAAAATTGCATCGCAGCCGTTACAGTACTCCGATCCTGATGTTTGGGGCGTACTCACCGCCATTTCTACGAAAGCGCGCCAACGCCGTCAG GGAATAAATATGCTTTTAACTTGTGATGAGCATCTCATTGGCCGAACAGTAACCGATACGCGGTTTCAGATTTTGTCAAATCAAATTAGTCAGCATCATTGCAAAATATATAGGAAGAAGGTTGCTACCGAAGATGCAGAAGGTCAATCCAGACTCTTTTACTGCGGCTTCTTGAAAGATACTAG CACAAATGGGACATTTCTGAATTGGGAAAAGTTAAATAAGACTAGCCCTGAGTCCAAACTACATCATGGAGATATCATATCGTTTGCAGCACCTCCTCAACATG AAGTTGCTTATGCGTTCGTGTTCCGAGAAGTTCTCACACCTATATCAGAGGCAGATAGCCCGCCTCTAAAAAGAAAAGCAG ACACGTTTGGCTCTGAAACCAAGCGACAAAGAGGAATTGGTATCGGTTCTTCCGAAGGTCCCATTTCTCTTGATGATTTTCGGAGACTCCAACGGTCAAATACG GAATTAAGGGAGCAATTGGAAGTTCAAGTTGCAACTGTTAATCAATTACGTAATGAACACCATACATCAATCGAGCTTCATGAAGTT GAAAAGAAGAACTTGAAGGAGTCCATTACAAACACCTACATTGATGAGCTCAAAGAGATGCGCACTATGTTTGAAGCAAAACAAAGAGAATTAGACGAAGTAAATAAGACTAGTTCAGAACAAAAACATGCTATGGTTGACCTTAAGGAAAGACTCGATGCGTCTATGCAGAGCTGTACCGAAGCAAATGAAATAATGCGTAG CCAAAATACATCCATAGCTGAACTCAAGGCTCTTCTAGAAGAAGAGAGAGAACAAAGAAAAGATGATCGAGAAAAGGCTGTGGCTAACTTGACAGCCGCAATACAGAGGGTCAAAGCAGAAGCTCAGGAGGAATTGAAGCGGCTCTCGGATGCTTCTCTTAGACGAGAACACGAGCAGCAGGAAATTATCAATAAGCTTCAG GAATCAGAAAAGGAAAGGTGTTTATTGGTGGAGACTTTGAGATCCAAATTG GAAGACACTAGACAGAAATTGGTTGGGTCCGAGAACAAGGTCCGGCAACTTGAGTCCGAGCTTTCTAAAGAGCAACAG AAGGTAGAAGACCTTCGGCATGAAACTACCATGTTGAAGAAAGAACTTGAAAGCGAAAAG CAGGCAGCTAGGGAAGAGGCCTGGGCTAAGGTTTCTGCTCTTGAACTTGAGATCAATGCTGCAATGTGGGACCTTGAATATGAAAAACGTAAGCTAAAAGCTGCCCGTGAAAGGATAATGCTTCG GGAAACCCAGCTTCGGGCATTCTATTCAACGACAGAGGAAATCTCTAGCTTATTTGCAAAGCAGCAAGAACAGTTAAAATCTATGCAGAAAACGCTAGAAGATGAGGAGAATTATGAGAACATGTCAGTCGATATCAATTCTAACATCGGTAACCAAAATCCGATAGATTTGCTCCGTCAAAGTAAAGAAGCAATTGGGTCTCAGTGTAGTGGCGGCAATAAGGCGGCAGATTCAAGCACTTCCACCAAAGGTGGAGGCGGAGATGAAGCTGAGACATCAAGTGACAAAGCCAGTGTAACTGAGAAGCATGATTGCGATGCTCGAAATCAAGGAACTTGTGAAGAAACTCAAGAAGCCGAGTTTACCAGTTTTGATCCATGTGGTAAGGGTGCGTTTGGATCTGATATTGAGGGCGGCAATACGGCTGCTATCGAAACCGAACGGGTTTTGGAAACTGAAACACAGGGGCTTGACCAACATATTGACTTGAACAAGCTGGCTGCTGGGGATACAATGATGATAGACAACGAGGAGGAAAGAATAGAAACTGATGGTGAGAATTTACATCAATCGAAGGACCCGATTGAAGAAGATACAGAAGCTGGAGACACCATTAGAACTGCTGATCTGTTGGCTTCTGAAGTTGCTGGGAGCTGGGCTTGCAGTACCGCTCCTTCATGCCACGGAGAGAATGAGTCTCCGGGAAGTGGCGGCGGCGGTGGTGGCGGGATTTTGCATGATTCTGCTAGTGTGGCTGCTGAGAGTCAAACTGGTATTGTAAGGAACTCTGAGCATGA
- the LOC139872555 gene encoding uncharacterized protein isoform X2, whose product MADIAIDNNNLQEKPSSNPNSTSQENRPPAVLNPSPKTCGNNNDPITPINGADSLGKSSSPQEFILSVASKIASQPLQYSDPDVWGVLTAISTKARQRRQGINMLLTCDEHLIGRTVTDTRFQILSNQISQHHCKIYRKKVATEDAEGQSRLFYCGFLKDTSTNGTFLNWEKLNKTSPESKLHHGDIISFAAPPQHEVAYAFVFREVLTPISEADSPPLKRKADTFGSETKRQRGIGIGSSEGPISLDDFRRLQRSNTELREQLEVQVATVNQLRNEHHTSIELHEVEKKNLKESITNTYIDELKEMRTMFEAKQRELDEVNKTSSEQKHAMVDLKERLDASMQSCTEANEIMRSQNTSIAELKALLEEEREQRKDDREKAVANLTAAIQRVKAEAQEELKRLSDASLRREHEQQEIINKLQESEKERCLLVETLRSKLEDTRQKLVGSENKVRQLESELSKEQQVSSIAKRKVEDLRHETTMLKKELESEKAAREEAWAKVSALELEINAAMWDLEYEKRKLKAARERIMLRETQLRAFYSTTEEISSLFAKQQEQLKSMQKTLEDEENYENMSVDINSNIGNQNPIDLLRQSKEAIGSQCSGGNKAADSSTSTKGGGGDEAETSSDKASVTEKHDCDARNQGTCEETQEAEFTSFDPCGKGAFGSDIEGGNTAAIETERVLETETQGLDQHIDLNKLAAGDTMMIDNEEERIETDGENLHQSKDPIEEDTEAGDTIRTADLLASEVAGSWACSTAPSCHGENESPGSGGGGGGGILHDSASVAAESQTGIVRNSEHEALTKMIGIVGPEMQGQFGGEIESDCEKGIASNSDTEDCAEDDDDDDTGDSDGVTHGHHSSSNNDRKVVEVMDEDDDDDDGVSSQDSP is encoded by the exons ATGGCTGACATTGCGATTGATAACAACAATCTCCAAGAAAAaccttcatcaaaccctaactccaCCTCTCAAGAAAATAGACCACCAGCGGTTTTAAATCCTAGCCCTAAAACTTGCGGCAACAATAATGATCCTATAACTCCGATCAACGGCGCCGATTCGTTAGGTAAATCTTCGAGTCCTCAAGAATTCATTCTCTCAGTCGCTTCAAAAATTGCATCGCAGCCGTTACAGTACTCCGATCCTGATGTTTGGGGCGTACTCACCGCCATTTCTACGAAAGCGCGCCAACGCCGTCAG GGAATAAATATGCTTTTAACTTGTGATGAGCATCTCATTGGCCGAACAGTAACCGATACGCGGTTTCAGATTTTGTCAAATCAAATTAGTCAGCATCATTGCAAAATATATAGGAAGAAGGTTGCTACCGAAGATGCAGAAGGTCAATCCAGACTCTTTTACTGCGGCTTCTTGAAAGATACTAG CACAAATGGGACATTTCTGAATTGGGAAAAGTTAAATAAGACTAGCCCTGAGTCCAAACTACATCATGGAGATATCATATCGTTTGCAGCACCTCCTCAACATG AAGTTGCTTATGCGTTCGTGTTCCGAGAAGTTCTCACACCTATATCAGAGGCAGATAGCCCGCCTCTAAAAAGAAAAGCAG ACACGTTTGGCTCTGAAACCAAGCGACAAAGAGGAATTGGTATCGGTTCTTCCGAAGGTCCCATTTCTCTTGATGATTTTCGGAGACTCCAACGGTCAAATACG GAATTAAGGGAGCAATTGGAAGTTCAAGTTGCAACTGTTAATCAATTACGTAATGAACACCATACATCAATCGAGCTTCATGAAGTT GAAAAGAAGAACTTGAAGGAGTCCATTACAAACACCTACATTGATGAGCTCAAAGAGATGCGCACTATGTTTGAAGCAAAACAAAGAGAATTAGACGAAGTAAATAAGACTAGTTCAGAACAAAAACATGCTATGGTTGACCTTAAGGAAAGACTCGATGCGTCTATGCAGAGCTGTACCGAAGCAAATGAAATAATGCGTAG CCAAAATACATCCATAGCTGAACTCAAGGCTCTTCTAGAAGAAGAGAGAGAACAAAGAAAAGATGATCGAGAAAAGGCTGTGGCTAACTTGACAGCCGCAATACAGAGGGTCAAAGCAGAAGCTCAGGAGGAATTGAAGCGGCTCTCGGATGCTTCTCTTAGACGAGAACACGAGCAGCAGGAAATTATCAATAAGCTTCAG GAATCAGAAAAGGAAAGGTGTTTATTGGTGGAGACTTTGAGATCCAAATTG GAAGACACTAGACAGAAATTGGTTGGGTCCGAGAACAAGGTCCGGCAACTTGAGTCCGAGCTTTCTAAAGAGCAACAGGTTTCTTCTATTGCTAAAAGA AAGGTAGAAGACCTTCGGCATGAAACTACCATGTTGAAGAAAGAACTTGAAAGCGAAAAG GCAGCTAGGGAAGAGGCCTGGGCTAAGGTTTCTGCTCTTGAACTTGAGATCAATGCTGCAATGTGGGACCTTGAATATGAAAAACGTAAGCTAAAAGCTGCCCGTGAAAGGATAATGCTTCG GGAAACCCAGCTTCGGGCATTCTATTCAACGACAGAGGAAATCTCTAGCTTATTTGCAAAGCAGCAAGAACAGTTAAAATCTATGCAGAAAACGCTAGAAGATGAGGAGAATTATGAGAACATGTCAGTCGATATCAATTCTAACATCGGTAACCAAAATCCGATAGATTTGCTCCGTCAAAGTAAAGAAGCAATTGGGTCTCAGTGTAGTGGCGGCAATAAGGCGGCAGATTCAAGCACTTCCACCAAAGGTGGAGGCGGAGATGAAGCTGAGACATCAAGTGACAAAGCCAGTGTAACTGAGAAGCATGATTGCGATGCTCGAAATCAAGGAACTTGTGAAGAAACTCAAGAAGCCGAGTTTACCAGTTTTGATCCATGTGGTAAGGGTGCGTTTGGATCTGATATTGAGGGCGGCAATACGGCTGCTATCGAAACCGAACGGGTTTTGGAAACTGAAACACAGGGGCTTGACCAACATATTGACTTGAACAAGCTGGCTGCTGGGGATACAATGATGATAGACAACGAGGAGGAAAGAATAGAAACTGATGGTGAGAATTTACATCAATCGAAGGACCCGATTGAAGAAGATACAGAAGCTGGAGACACCATTAGAACTGCTGATCTGTTGGCTTCTGAAGTTGCTGGGAGCTGGGCTTGCAGTACCGCTCCTTCATGCCACGGAGAGAATGAGTCTCCGGGAAGTGGCGGCGGCGGTGGTGGCGGGATTTTGCATGATTCTGCTAGTGTGGCTGCTGAGAGTCAAACTGGTATTGTAAGGAACTCTGAGCATGA
- the LOC139872555 gene encoding uncharacterized protein isoform X1: MADIAIDNNNLQEKPSSNPNSTSQENRPPAVLNPSPKTCGNNNDPITPINGADSLGKSSSPQEFILSVASKIASQPLQYSDPDVWGVLTAISTKARQRRQGINMLLTCDEHLIGRTVTDTRFQILSNQISQHHCKIYRKKVATEDAEGQSRLFYCGFLKDTSTNGTFLNWEKLNKTSPESKLHHGDIISFAAPPQHEVAYAFVFREVLTPISEADSPPLKRKADTFGSETKRQRGIGIGSSEGPISLDDFRRLQRSNTELREQLEVQVATVNQLRNEHHTSIELHEVEKKNLKESITNTYIDELKEMRTMFEAKQRELDEVNKTSSEQKHAMVDLKERLDASMQSCTEANEIMRSQNTSIAELKALLEEEREQRKDDREKAVANLTAAIQRVKAEAQEELKRLSDASLRREHEQQEIINKLQESEKERCLLVETLRSKLEDTRQKLVGSENKVRQLESELSKEQQVSSIAKRKVEDLRHETTMLKKELESEKQAAREEAWAKVSALELEINAAMWDLEYEKRKLKAARERIMLRETQLRAFYSTTEEISSLFAKQQEQLKSMQKTLEDEENYENMSVDINSNIGNQNPIDLLRQSKEAIGSQCSGGNKAADSSTSTKGGGGDEAETSSDKASVTEKHDCDARNQGTCEETQEAEFTSFDPCGKGAFGSDIEGGNTAAIETERVLETETQGLDQHIDLNKLAAGDTMMIDNEEERIETDGENLHQSKDPIEEDTEAGDTIRTADLLASEVAGSWACSTAPSCHGENESPGSGGGGGGGILHDSASVAAESQTGIVRNSEHEALTKMIGIVGPEMQGQFGGEIESDCEKGIASNSDTEDCAEDDDDDDTGDSDGVTHGHHSSSNNDRKVVEVMDEDDDDDDGVSSQDSP; this comes from the exons ATGGCTGACATTGCGATTGATAACAACAATCTCCAAGAAAAaccttcatcaaaccctaactccaCCTCTCAAGAAAATAGACCACCAGCGGTTTTAAATCCTAGCCCTAAAACTTGCGGCAACAATAATGATCCTATAACTCCGATCAACGGCGCCGATTCGTTAGGTAAATCTTCGAGTCCTCAAGAATTCATTCTCTCAGTCGCTTCAAAAATTGCATCGCAGCCGTTACAGTACTCCGATCCTGATGTTTGGGGCGTACTCACCGCCATTTCTACGAAAGCGCGCCAACGCCGTCAG GGAATAAATATGCTTTTAACTTGTGATGAGCATCTCATTGGCCGAACAGTAACCGATACGCGGTTTCAGATTTTGTCAAATCAAATTAGTCAGCATCATTGCAAAATATATAGGAAGAAGGTTGCTACCGAAGATGCAGAAGGTCAATCCAGACTCTTTTACTGCGGCTTCTTGAAAGATACTAG CACAAATGGGACATTTCTGAATTGGGAAAAGTTAAATAAGACTAGCCCTGAGTCCAAACTACATCATGGAGATATCATATCGTTTGCAGCACCTCCTCAACATG AAGTTGCTTATGCGTTCGTGTTCCGAGAAGTTCTCACACCTATATCAGAGGCAGATAGCCCGCCTCTAAAAAGAAAAGCAG ACACGTTTGGCTCTGAAACCAAGCGACAAAGAGGAATTGGTATCGGTTCTTCCGAAGGTCCCATTTCTCTTGATGATTTTCGGAGACTCCAACGGTCAAATACG GAATTAAGGGAGCAATTGGAAGTTCAAGTTGCAACTGTTAATCAATTACGTAATGAACACCATACATCAATCGAGCTTCATGAAGTT GAAAAGAAGAACTTGAAGGAGTCCATTACAAACACCTACATTGATGAGCTCAAAGAGATGCGCACTATGTTTGAAGCAAAACAAAGAGAATTAGACGAAGTAAATAAGACTAGTTCAGAACAAAAACATGCTATGGTTGACCTTAAGGAAAGACTCGATGCGTCTATGCAGAGCTGTACCGAAGCAAATGAAATAATGCGTAG CCAAAATACATCCATAGCTGAACTCAAGGCTCTTCTAGAAGAAGAGAGAGAACAAAGAAAAGATGATCGAGAAAAGGCTGTGGCTAACTTGACAGCCGCAATACAGAGGGTCAAAGCAGAAGCTCAGGAGGAATTGAAGCGGCTCTCGGATGCTTCTCTTAGACGAGAACACGAGCAGCAGGAAATTATCAATAAGCTTCAG GAATCAGAAAAGGAAAGGTGTTTATTGGTGGAGACTTTGAGATCCAAATTG GAAGACACTAGACAGAAATTGGTTGGGTCCGAGAACAAGGTCCGGCAACTTGAGTCCGAGCTTTCTAAAGAGCAACAGGTTTCTTCTATTGCTAAAAGA AAGGTAGAAGACCTTCGGCATGAAACTACCATGTTGAAGAAAGAACTTGAAAGCGAAAAG CAGGCAGCTAGGGAAGAGGCCTGGGCTAAGGTTTCTGCTCTTGAACTTGAGATCAATGCTGCAATGTGGGACCTTGAATATGAAAAACGTAAGCTAAAAGCTGCCCGTGAAAGGATAATGCTTCG GGAAACCCAGCTTCGGGCATTCTATTCAACGACAGAGGAAATCTCTAGCTTATTTGCAAAGCAGCAAGAACAGTTAAAATCTATGCAGAAAACGCTAGAAGATGAGGAGAATTATGAGAACATGTCAGTCGATATCAATTCTAACATCGGTAACCAAAATCCGATAGATTTGCTCCGTCAAAGTAAAGAAGCAATTGGGTCTCAGTGTAGTGGCGGCAATAAGGCGGCAGATTCAAGCACTTCCACCAAAGGTGGAGGCGGAGATGAAGCTGAGACATCAAGTGACAAAGCCAGTGTAACTGAGAAGCATGATTGCGATGCTCGAAATCAAGGAACTTGTGAAGAAACTCAAGAAGCCGAGTTTACCAGTTTTGATCCATGTGGTAAGGGTGCGTTTGGATCTGATATTGAGGGCGGCAATACGGCTGCTATCGAAACCGAACGGGTTTTGGAAACTGAAACACAGGGGCTTGACCAACATATTGACTTGAACAAGCTGGCTGCTGGGGATACAATGATGATAGACAACGAGGAGGAAAGAATAGAAACTGATGGTGAGAATTTACATCAATCGAAGGACCCGATTGAAGAAGATACAGAAGCTGGAGACACCATTAGAACTGCTGATCTGTTGGCTTCTGAAGTTGCTGGGAGCTGGGCTTGCAGTACCGCTCCTTCATGCCACGGAGAGAATGAGTCTCCGGGAAGTGGCGGCGGCGGTGGTGGCGGGATTTTGCATGATTCTGCTAGTGTGGCTGCTGAGAGTCAAACTGGTATTGTAAGGAACTCTGAGCATGA